The Acidobacteriota bacterium genome segment TTCGCTCGTGGCGGTTGCGGTTCGCCTGGGGTTGCTGACAGGCCTGTGGGCGGCGCCGCCATCGGCGCAAGGAGCGCCCTGGATTGCCGAACCAGGGACCGGTAGCGTCAGCTTTTCGTTCGTGAGGCAATTCACCGACTTCGGTGGGACCTCGGCACGGCCTTCATGCGCCCGCGCAGTCTGACGTATGCACTGTCGCGTCTCGGCGTGTACTACGCGCCACGGTGAGGGAAAGCGACAGTGACCGGTCGCATCGTCGGGGCAGCCCGGAACATCCCGAACGTCGGGCCATGCGAGACGGCGAATCCGTGGGAAGTACCCTCGCCGCTCGCGACGGGCGCGGTGGACATGACCGACGGGAGTCGCATCATACTGCGGCGGCACGGCAACCCGGACGGTCCACGGCTCGTGCTGAGCCACGGCAACGGGCTGGCGATCGATCTGTACTACCCTTTCTGGTCACTGCTCGCAGAGCGATTCGATCTCGTCCTGTATGACCTCCGAAACCACGGCTGGAACCCGCCGAGCGACATTCGAAGCCACAACATTCCGACCTTCGTTTCCGACAACGAGCACGTCTTCAGGGGCATCGACCGGTACTTCGGGAAGAAATCCGGGATCGGCGTCTTTCATTCGCTGTCGGCGGTGGCGGCGCTCAACCACGAGCCCCCGGGAGAAGGGTTGGCGGCCCTTGTTCTCTTCGATCCGCCGATCTGCCCGCCCAGCGGCGACCCACTCGAGCTCGACGCCCTGTGGAAGAAGTGCGGCATCATCACGCGGCTGCGCCAGGAACGGTTCGAGACGCGCGAGGAGCTCGCGGACAACATCCGCCGCACGCCGGCGTTCGCCCGTCTGGCGCCCGGCGTAGCGGATCTCTTCGCGCAGACGACACTCCGCCACGCATCCGACGGCACGGGCTACCAACTTCGTTGTCCGCGCGCGTGCGAGGCCCGGGTGTTCGAGTACATCTTCGCCTACAACTTCGAGCCCGAGACGAGCGGTTTCGCTTGTCCGGTCAAGGTGGTCGGAGGAGACCCGACCGCGGGTTACTCATTCCTTCCGAGCATGAACCTGCGTGGCATCGCCGGCCTCGACTACGACTTCGTGCCGGAGACGACTCATTTCCTCCAGCTCGAGGACCCGGAGGCGTGCGTCGCCAGGATGCTGGAGTTTCTCGAGCGCCAGGGACTCGCATGAACCGGGGCCGCTCGTTCGGGCCACAGGGGGGCGCCGCCGAGCGGAACAAGGCTGATGGAACACATCGACTGGCAGTTGCAACGCTTCGGAGAAGGCGCGGATCGTGCGGCCATCATCTGGCGCGATCGCGCCTGCGACTACTCCGAGCTGACCGATCGCTACCGGCAGTGGCTCGGCCGACTGGAGGCGGCGGGCGTGCGCCCGGGCGATTCGGTAGGCGTGCTCAGCGACTTCTCGCCGGGCGCCGTGTCGTGCCTGCTGGCGTTGCTGAAGATGCGGTGCGTACTCGTGCCCCTTGCGTGGGAGTCGCGCGATCAGCACCAGGCCTTCTTCAGGACGGGCGAGCTGGATCACCGCGTGGAGATTGACGACCAGGACCAGGGTGTGGTTACCAGGATGGAGGAGCACCGCCGCAACCACCCATTGATGGAGCGACTGCGGACGGCGGGCAAGGCGGGACTGGTGCTCTTCAGTTCCGGCTCCACCGGTAAGCCGAAGGCGATTCTGCACAGCCTGCCGGAGCTGCTCAACAAGTTCCGCAAGCCCCGGCACTGCTACCGGACGCTGACGTTTCTCCTGTTCGATCACATCGGCGGATTCAACACGCTGTTCTACACCCTGGCCAACCTCGGCTGCGTGGTGGCGGCGGCCGGTCGCAGCGTCCCCAGCGTGTGCGAGGTCATCGAAAGGCACCGGGTGGAGCTGCTGCCGACCTCGCCGACGTTCCTGAACCTCATGCTGCTGTCGGGGGCGCACAAGTCGTACGACCTCTCGTCGCTCAAGTTGATCACCTACGGTACCGAGGTCATGCCGGAGCGCACGCTCAGGATGGCCAACGCGGCGTTTCCGAAGACCCGTTTCCTGCAGACCTACGGCCTCAGCGAGCTCGGCATTCTGCGCTCGAAGTCGGAGTCCGACGAGTCGCTGCGGGTCAGGATCGGCGGCGAGGACTACGAGACCCGCGTCACGGACGGCAGACTGCGGATCCGCGCGCAGTCGTCGATGCTGGGGTATCTGAATGCGCCCAGCCCCTTCGACGAGGACGGCTGGTTCGACACCGGAGACTCGGTGCTCCGCGAGGGTGACTACTATCGGATCCTGGGACGGCAGTCGGACATCATCAACGTTGGCGGCCAGAAGGTATACCCCGCCGAGGTCGAGCAGGTAATCGCCGAAATGCACGGGATCATCGACGTGTCGGTGAAGGGCGAGCAACACCTGCTGATGGGCCAGGTGGTCACCGCCACCGTACAGGTGGCGGAACCCGTGCCGGCCGTGCAGATGCGGAAGCGAATCGCCGAGCATTGCAGGGGACGCCTGCAGCCTTTCATGATCCCGGTGAAGGTCAAGGTGGCCACCGAGGGACAGGTGAACTACCGGTTCAAGAAGATCCGGCGATAGAGGAGCGAGTCGTCCGTCATGGCGAAGAACACGCGCAGACCGGTCGTTGTCGTCGGCGGCGGACCCGCCGGCAGTGTCGCCGCGCTCTGTCTCCGGAAACTGGGACATGACGTGGTCGTGCTCGAGCGGGAGAAGTTCCCCCGCTACCGACTGGGCGAATCGCTGCTGCCCGGGACCATGTCGATCCTGACCCGGCTCGGGGTGATGGACCGCATCGAGGCCGCGAACTTCGTCAAGAAACGGGCTGCGACGTTCATCTGGGGCCCGGAGCAGGCCCCCTGGACTTTCACCTTCGCGACGCCGAAGACCGCGCCCTGGGTCCACGACCACGCCTACCAGGTGACGCGCGCCGAGTTCGATCAGATCCTGCTGGACGCCGCGCGCGAGCGCGGCGCCGACGTCCGCGAAGCGCACGAGGTCACCGGGATTCGGACGGACGGCGAGGGCGGTCCCGTGGCCGTGAGCTGGAAGAACGGCGCATCGAGCGGGACGCTGGAAGGCGACTTCATCATCGACGCCTCGGGGTCGCGCGGAATCGTCGCCACGAAGCTCAAGATGCGGCGGTTCGACCGGTACTTCCAGAACATGGCCGTGTGGTCCTACTACAAGGGCGGCAAACGGTTCGAGGGCGACCTGGAAGGCAACATCTTCTCGGTGACGTTCACGGAAGGCTGGATCTGGATCATTCCCCTGAAGGACGACGTCTACAGCGTGGGGGTGGTGACCGACAAGTCGGCGAGCGCCCGCATGCGCGACGTCGGGATCGAGACGTTCTACCGGGAGTGCCTGGAGATGTGTCCCCTGGCGATGGAGATCCTGGAGAGCGCCACCCGCTGCGAGGAGGTGCGGGTGATACGCGAGTGGGCGTACGACGCCTCGTCGCTGTCGCTCGGCCGCGCCTTCCTGTGCGGCGACTCGGCCTGCTTCATCGACCCGCTGTTCTCGCAGGGCGTGCATCTGGCGACCTACTCGGCGATGCTGGCCGCCGCGGGCATCGATCATCTGTACCGCAACCCGCAGGACGCGGACGAGATCCGCAAGTGGTACGAGAAGTCCTACCGGGAGGCCTACAACCGCTACCACGAATTCCTGGCCGCCTTCTATTCCGCCAACTCCGCGCTCGATTCGACGTTCTGGCGGAAGCGCAAGATCGCCGGCGCGGAAGACAGCCGCTTCGCCGGCAAGGAGTGGTTCACCGCACTGTCCGGCCAGCAAGTGGAGGCCGGCGCGCGGGGCGTCGACGAACTCGAAGCGCGTGCGGCGACCCTGGCTGACCTGTGGCAGCACAGCAGGAACGAGGTCACCGACCAGTTCGACGAGACCGAGCTCTCGCTGCGCCGCCTGCGCTGGGCCGGCCAACTGATGAAAGAGTTCAGGCGGATGGCCCGGATCACCTGGGTGTCGGACGAGGTGCGGCTGGTGCCGTCCTTCAAGGTCCATCCGACCTCGTTCGCGCTCGAGCGCCAGCAGTTCATCGCCGACGAACATGGGCGCGCCATGACCGCTTATGCCCTCACGGAAGAACACCGCCGGCTCTTCGAGAGCCTGAAGAGCCAGCCGCTGAGCTATACGGCGCTGGCCGGCAGGCTGAAGGCGCTTGCCGGCCAGGGCACGCCGGTGCAGGTCATCGGTCGCCTGACCGAGAACGGCTTCCTGCGGGGATTCGACAAGAACGGCGATCCGGTGAAGATTCGCGCCGCCCTGCGCTTCGGTGGGGTCGGGGCCGAGGACGACATCTCCTGACGAAGCCGGCGCCACGGTGGGGAGAACATGCAGAAAACCGATCTGATCGAGATGATGACCGCGCTGCTGGTCGACGCGCTGAAGGAAGAGGGCTGGGACGATCCCGGGCGGGCCGGGGCGGGCGCGCCGCTGTTGGGGAGCGACGCCGTGCTCAGCTCCATCGGCCTGGTCACCTTCATCACCGGCGTCGAGTCGGTCCTGGAGGAAGAGTACGAGGTGGAAGTGACACTGGTGAGCGAGGAGGCGTTCTCGCGCCGGCAGAGTCCCTTCCGCACGATCGACACGCTGGCGGACTACATACTTGAATTGTCCGGCGACGCGACGAACGATGCCGTGCAGGAAGCGTCAGCGAGCAGGCCGACCAGCCGATGAATAGCGGACCGTGCCCGGTAGCCCTGGTGACCGGGGCTCGAAGAGGGATCGGCAGGGCCCTGGCCGAGCATCTGCTCGACCGCGGGTACCGGGTGGTCGGCTGTAGCCGTCTGGACGCGGACTGGACGGCCGAGGGCTTCTTCCACCTGCGGACCGACGTGGCCGACGAGCGGCAGGTCAAGGCGCTGTTTCGCGAGGTCAAGCGACGCTACGGCCGTCTGGACGCGGCGATCAACAACGCGGCAGTAACCTCGATGAACCATGTTCTGCTGACGCCGGCGGCTTCCGTCGAGAAGATGATGAGCGCCAACGTCGTCGGCACGTTCCTGGTCAGTCGCGAAGCCGCAAAGCTGATGCAGAGGCGGGAGTACGGGCGCATCGTGAACTTCAGCTCGCTGGCCGTACCCATGCGTCTGGGCGGTCAGTCGGCCTACGTCGCGTCCAAGGCCTCGGTGGAGAGCCTGTCGCAGGTCATGGCCCGGGAGTTGGCGGAGTACGGCATCACCGTGAACGTGATCGGCCCGTCCCCAATCGAGACCGACATGATCCGCGGGTTGTCGAAGGACAAGGTCGATCACCTCCTCGACGCGATGGCGGTCAAGCGGATGGGAACCTTCGCCGACGTCGCCAACGTCCTGGACTTCTTCCTGCGCCCGGAGAGCGATGCGGTGACCGGACAGGTGATATATCTCGGCGGAATTCCCAACCTCTGATTCCGTACGGCTTGCCCCGCGTGCTCCACCATGCGGGCGCCCCGGAGGTGGCACTGCGCGTGCGCGGTTCCTTCAACGCGCCGGCTCTGGCCGGAGACCTGTTCGGCGGCGTGACGACGGCGGCCGTGGCTCTGCCGGTGGCGCTGGGCTTCGGCGTCGCCTCGGGGCTGGGCCCGCTCGCCGGCCTGTACGGCGCCGTGATGGTCGGATTCTTCGCGGCGGTCTTCGGCGGGGCGCCCGCACAGGTGTCGGGCACCGCCGCACCGATGGCCATCGCCACGGCGGTCGTGGTGACCCGGCACGCCGACCACCTCGCCGAAGCGTTCACCATCGTCATCCTCGCCGGGTCGATCCAGATTCTGCTGGGGGTCCTGCGGCTCGGCAGTTTTGTCGCCTACACGCCGTACTCGGTAGTCTCAGGGTTCATGTCCGGCATCGGCATCATCATCGTCGTCATGCAGGGAGCGCCCATGCTCGGTGCCGCGACCGCGCCGGGAAGAGCCCTCGACACGATCCGGTCATGGCCCGACGCGGTGGCCGCCGTCAACCCGGACGCTGTCGCGGTGGCCGCCGTGGCGCTGGCGGTGAGCTGTGGTTGGCCCCGCAGAATCCGCCGGTTTCTGCCCGCGCCGCTGGCTGCCCTGATCATCGGCAGCCTGGCCGCCTCGCTCTGGTTCGGCGACGCCCCCGTCCTCGGGGCGACGGTGTCCGGCCCGCCCAGCTTCGAGACGCCCGCGTTCTCCCTCGACTTCGTCGCCAGCGCCCTGCAACCGGCGTTCATACTCGCCCTCATCGGCTCCGTCAACAGCCTGCTCACCCTGCTGGTGACCGACTCGCTGACCCGCAGGCGTCACAATCCCAACCGCGAGCTGGTGGGGCAGGGGATCGGCAACATCGCGGCCGGACTGATCGGCGGCCTGCCCGGCGCAGGATCCCCCCCGCTCACCGTGCTGAACATCAGCGCGGGCGGCAGGACCGCGCTCGCAGGCGTCGTGCGCACCGCCGTCCTGCTGGCGCTGGCCCTCGGGATGGGCCGGATCGCCGAACCTGTCCCGCAGGCGGTCCTCGCGGGCATTCTGGCGAAAGTCGGCTGGGACACGATCGACTGGCGCTTTCTGACCCGGATCCGCCGGATCGGACGCAGCTACGCCGTGGTGATGCTGATCACGCTCGTCCTCACCGTGTTCGTGGATCTCGTCACCGCCGTGGCGCTCGGCTTCATCGCCGCGGCCATCGCGCAGGCGCGGGATGCCGAGCGCCTGGAGCTGGACGGCGTCGTCTCCGCGCCGCTGCTCGACCAGTCGTTCCTCCCGGACGGGAAGGGCGCGGGCGAGCTCGACCCCTACATGGCCCGCGTCGGTCTCGTGGTGCTGCGGGGCCGCTTCTCCGTCGCCTCCGCCAACGCGCTGGCGCGCGTCGTCGGGGCGGACATCCGCGAGCACGATGTCGTGATCTTCGATTTCTCGTCCACCACTCACATGGACGACAGCGCAGCGTTGATCATGGAACAGCTTATCGGCATCGCCGCCGAGGACGGGACGGCTTGCATCGTGATGAATCTCTCCGACCCGGTCGCCGGCGCCCTGCAATCGCTCGACGTGCTCAGGCGCGTCCCCAAGCATCATATCGTCGACAGCCTGGACGAGGCGAGGCGCGCGGCGAAACGCGTCCTCGACACCAGAGACCGGTCGCATGCGCCGAGCCGATCGGTGACCTGAAACGCGACGCTCGCGCGCTCCACGCGAGAACTATTACGCCATCGATGAAGCCGCGCCCCGCTTCCGGCAACTGCCCGACGGAGGTCTGGCCCACGCGACGGATCTTTACACGGCCGAGGAGGTGAGATCCTGGCCACCGAACCCGGCGCATCGATGACGT includes the following:
- a CDS encoding alpha/beta hydrolase is translated as MTGRIVGAARNIPNVGPCETANPWEVPSPLATGAVDMTDGSRIILRRHGNPDGPRLVLSHGNGLAIDLYYPFWSLLAERFDLVLYDLRNHGWNPPSDIRSHNIPTFVSDNEHVFRGIDRYFGKKSGIGVFHSLSAVAALNHEPPGEGLAALVLFDPPICPPSGDPLELDALWKKCGIITRLRQERFETREELADNIRRTPAFARLAPGVADLFAQTTLRHASDGTGYQLRCPRACEARVFEYIFAYNFEPETSGFACPVKVVGGDPTAGYSFLPSMNLRGIAGLDYDFVPETTHFLQLEDPEACVARMLEFLERQGLA
- a CDS encoding AMP-binding protein, translating into MEHIDWQLQRFGEGADRAAIIWRDRACDYSELTDRYRQWLGRLEAAGVRPGDSVGVLSDFSPGAVSCLLALLKMRCVLVPLAWESRDQHQAFFRTGELDHRVEIDDQDQGVVTRMEEHRRNHPLMERLRTAGKAGLVLFSSGSTGKPKAILHSLPELLNKFRKPRHCYRTLTFLLFDHIGGFNTLFYTLANLGCVVAAAGRSVPSVCEVIERHRVELLPTSPTFLNLMLLSGAHKSYDLSSLKLITYGTEVMPERTLRMANAAFPKTRFLQTYGLSELGILRSKSESDESLRVRIGGEDYETRVTDGRLRIRAQSSMLGYLNAPSPFDEDGWFDTGDSVLREGDYYRILGRQSDIINVGGQKVYPAEVEQVIAEMHGIIDVSVKGEQHLLMGQVVTATVQVAEPVPAVQMRKRIAEHCRGRLQPFMIPVKVKVATEGQVNYRFKKIRR
- a CDS encoding NAD(P)/FAD-dependent oxidoreductase, which produces MAKNTRRPVVVVGGGPAGSVAALCLRKLGHDVVVLEREKFPRYRLGESLLPGTMSILTRLGVMDRIEAANFVKKRAATFIWGPEQAPWTFTFATPKTAPWVHDHAYQVTRAEFDQILLDAARERGADVREAHEVTGIRTDGEGGPVAVSWKNGASSGTLEGDFIIDASGSRGIVATKLKMRRFDRYFQNMAVWSYYKGGKRFEGDLEGNIFSVTFTEGWIWIIPLKDDVYSVGVVTDKSASARMRDVGIETFYRECLEMCPLAMEILESATRCEEVRVIREWAYDASSLSLGRAFLCGDSACFIDPLFSQGVHLATYSAMLAAAGIDHLYRNPQDADEIRKWYEKSYREAYNRYHEFLAAFYSANSALDSTFWRKRKIAGAEDSRFAGKEWFTALSGQQVEAGARGVDELEARAATLADLWQHSRNEVTDQFDETELSLRRLRWAGQLMKEFRRMARITWVSDEVRLVPSFKVHPTSFALERQQFIADEHGRAMTAYALTEEHRRLFESLKSQPLSYTALAGRLKALAGQGTPVQVIGRLTENGFLRGFDKNGDPVKIRAALRFGGVGAEDDIS
- a CDS encoding SDR family oxidoreductase, which codes for MNSGPCPVALVTGARRGIGRALAEHLLDRGYRVVGCSRLDADWTAEGFFHLRTDVADERQVKALFREVKRRYGRLDAAINNAAVTSMNHVLLTPAASVEKMMSANVVGTFLVSREAAKLMQRREYGRIVNFSSLAVPMRLGGQSAYVASKASVESLSQVMARELAEYGITVNVIGPSPIETDMIRGLSKDKVDHLLDAMAVKRMGTFADVANVLDFFLRPESDAVTGQVIYLGGIPNL
- a CDS encoding SulP family inorganic anion transporter, coding for MRGSFNAPALAGDLFGGVTTAAVALPVALGFGVASGLGPLAGLYGAVMVGFFAAVFGGAPAQVSGTAAPMAIATAVVVTRHADHLAEAFTIVILAGSIQILLGVLRLGSFVAYTPYSVVSGFMSGIGIIIVVMQGAPMLGAATAPGRALDTIRSWPDAVAAVNPDAVAVAAVALAVSCGWPRRIRRFLPAPLAALIIGSLAASLWFGDAPVLGATVSGPPSFETPAFSLDFVASALQPAFILALIGSVNSLLTLLVTDSLTRRRHNPNRELVGQGIGNIAAGLIGGLPGAGSPPLTVLNISAGGRTALAGVVRTAVLLALALGMGRIAEPVPQAVLAGILAKVGWDTIDWRFLTRIRRIGRSYAVVMLITLVLTVFVDLVTAVALGFIAAAIAQARDAERLELDGVVSAPLLDQSFLPDGKGAGELDPYMARVGLVVLRGRFSVASANALARVVGADIREHDVVIFDFSSTTHMDDSAALIMEQLIGIAAEDGTACIVMNLSDPVAGALQSLDVLRRVPKHHIVDSLDEARRAAKRVLDTRDRSHAPSRSVT